A genomic segment from Juglans regia cultivar Chandler chromosome 14, Walnut 2.0, whole genome shotgun sequence encodes:
- the LOC109001532 gene encoding uncharacterized protein LOC109001532 isoform X1 has product MEPAKIDWKRTESIFVEDELYELINAPKWVDFLAPENSVDVEAWFCRPNCKHPKTAEDFLKSTPSKLTSSANLSESLPLHDQNRRVAKLKRRGLTQSSNSSNSNHKFNEDSENQNPNMSTPPIHQAKSTKAAIKSSIEKKKMTNDMLQNNEVPRLKSTLSARNLFAGRDILNQVTEFCSELKRMATRMREREEVDGLNVEKSEVVVEEKEMKESFCEVLGEVNGRDKERKPLLELRKEESIGKGESSVKEKQRRKKRADEAENVPISLDLDNVWCKRDETLRQIRTNPPSPQCFSATRGWNKTTASKAAKSRLMGSGEVLQEMEQNKEVAREESAEKGQSVCIVDAREARTLDVFWFLKPCRLSN; this is encoded by the exons ATGGAACCAGCGAAAATTGATTGGAAGAGAACGGAGTCCATATTTGTAGAGGACGAGCTGTACGAACTCATAAACGCACCCAAATGGGTCGATTTCTTGGCTCCCGAAAACTCTGTGGACGTCGAGGCCTGGTTTTGCAGACCCA ATTGCAAGCATCCGAAGACAGCTGAAGATTTTCTCAAGTCAACTCCTTCTAAG CTCACCAGCTCAGCTAATCTTTCTGAATCTCTTCCACTCCATGATCAGAATAGACG agTTGCAAAATTGAAGAGAAGAGGGCTTACTCAATCTTCAAATTCTTCGAATAGCAATCACAAATTCAATGAAGATAGCGAAAATCAGAACCCGAATATGTCAACTCCTCCGATTCATCAAGCCAAGTCCACGAAAGCAGCAATCAAATCCAGcatagaaaagaagaaaatgaccaATGACATGTTGCAGAACAATGAGGTGCCAAGGCTGAAAAGCACTCTCTCAGCAAGGAACTTGTTTGCAGGGCGGGACATACTGAATCAGGTTACGGAGTTTTGTAGTGAATTAAAGAGAATGGCTACAaggatgagggagagagaggaagtgGACGGGCTGAATGTGGAGAAGAGCGAAGTGGTTGTTGAGGAAAAGGAGATGAAAGAGAGTTTTTGTGAGGTTTTGGGGGAGGTGAATGGGAGGGATAAAGAGAGGAAGCCATTGCTTGAATTGAGGAAAGAGGAATCTATAGGAAAGGGGGAAAGCAGTGTTAAGGAGAAGCAGAGGAGGAAGAA AAGAGCTGATGAGGCAGAGAATGTTCCAATTTCTCTGGATTTGGATAATGTATGGTGTAAAAGGGATGAGACCCTGCGGCAAATTCGAACAAATCCTCCCTCCCCTCAATGCTTTTCTGCCACTCGTGGATGGAACAAAACCACTGCATCTAAGGCTGCCAAATCCAGGCTGATG GGGAGTGGGGAAGTACTTCAAGAAATGGAGCAAAATAAGGAGGTAGCAAGAGAAGAATCAGCAGAAAAAGGCCAGAGTGTGTGCATTGTGGATGCAAGAGAAGCAAGAACGTTGGATGTATTTTGGTTCCTCAAGCCTTGCAGGCTATCCAATTAA
- the LOC109001532 gene encoding uncharacterized protein LOC109001532 isoform X2 — translation MEPAKIDWKRTESIFVEDELYELINAPKWVDFLAPENSVDVEAWFCRPNCKHPKTAEDFLKSTPSKLTSSANLSESLPLHDQNRRVAKLKRRGLTQSSNSSNSNHKFNEDSENQNPNMSTPPIHQAKSTKAAIKSSIEKKKMTNDMLQNNEVPRLKSTLSARNLFAGRDILNQVTEFCSELKRMATRMREREEVDGLNVEKSEVVVEEKEMKESFCEVLGEVNGRDKERKPLLELRKEESIGKGESSVKEKQRRKKRADEAENVPISLDLDNVWCKRDETLRQIRTNPPSPQCFSATRGWNKTTASKAAKSRLMENHFQPILFSSVDIRLQNQWAHLFSDSLSQSMSNTSSHCYVCMFTRCSNEV, via the exons ATGGAACCAGCGAAAATTGATTGGAAGAGAACGGAGTCCATATTTGTAGAGGACGAGCTGTACGAACTCATAAACGCACCCAAATGGGTCGATTTCTTGGCTCCCGAAAACTCTGTGGACGTCGAGGCCTGGTTTTGCAGACCCA ATTGCAAGCATCCGAAGACAGCTGAAGATTTTCTCAAGTCAACTCCTTCTAAG CTCACCAGCTCAGCTAATCTTTCTGAATCTCTTCCACTCCATGATCAGAATAGACG agTTGCAAAATTGAAGAGAAGAGGGCTTACTCAATCTTCAAATTCTTCGAATAGCAATCACAAATTCAATGAAGATAGCGAAAATCAGAACCCGAATATGTCAACTCCTCCGATTCATCAAGCCAAGTCCACGAAAGCAGCAATCAAATCCAGcatagaaaagaagaaaatgaccaATGACATGTTGCAGAACAATGAGGTGCCAAGGCTGAAAAGCACTCTCTCAGCAAGGAACTTGTTTGCAGGGCGGGACATACTGAATCAGGTTACGGAGTTTTGTAGTGAATTAAAGAGAATGGCTACAaggatgagggagagagaggaagtgGACGGGCTGAATGTGGAGAAGAGCGAAGTGGTTGTTGAGGAAAAGGAGATGAAAGAGAGTTTTTGTGAGGTTTTGGGGGAGGTGAATGGGAGGGATAAAGAGAGGAAGCCATTGCTTGAATTGAGGAAAGAGGAATCTATAGGAAAGGGGGAAAGCAGTGTTAAGGAGAAGCAGAGGAGGAAGAA AAGAGCTGATGAGGCAGAGAATGTTCCAATTTCTCTGGATTTGGATAATGTATGGTGTAAAAGGGATGAGACCCTGCGGCAAATTCGAACAAATCCTCCCTCCCCTCAATGCTTTTCTGCCACTCGTGGATGGAACAAAACCACTGCATCTAAGGCTGCCAAATCCAGGCTGATG GAAAATCATTTTCAACCAATTTTGTTCTCCTCAGTTGACATTCGTTTGCAGAACCAATGGGCACACTTGTTTAGTGACTCCCTTTCCCAATCCATGAGCAATACTTCTTCTCACTGCTATGTTTGCATGTTTACTCGATGCTCTAATGAAGTATAA